In one window of Megalops cyprinoides isolate fMegCyp1 chromosome 24, fMegCyp1.pri, whole genome shotgun sequence DNA:
- the LOC118771109 gene encoding ETS domain-containing transcription factor ERF-like yields MMVMVVMVMLTVLFPDWAYKPAWSPGSRQVQLWHFLLELLGQGEGGAIGWGGEWGEFVIRDPERLARLWGERKGKPHMNYDKLSRALRYYYNKRILHKTKGKRFTYKFNFSKMILINYPGYPPYHLPCPQSAALQLPLISSEGRGSLCGAGREAALERAAHSIPHPLLLPYSLPKPLPSPPTFALQGQLPYLSVPPPVRTSQSWLTDLPSVSPSLHFTPALNGWSLSNCPTAGGGQEGEQRKGEVGVGEGQQLSTREVHFII; encoded by the exons cagtgctgttccCTGATTGGGCCTACAAGCCGGCCTGGTCACCTGGGTCCCGCCAGGTGCAGCTGTGGCACttcctgctggagctgctggggcagggggagggcggggcgattgggtgggggggggagtggggtgagTTTGTGATCCGTGACCCTGAGAGACTGGCCCGACTGTGGGGGGAAAGGAAGGGGAAACCGCATATGAACTACGACAAGCTGAGCAGGGCACTGAG GTACTACTACAACAAGAGAATCCTGCATAAGACCAAAGGGAAGAGGTTTACATACAAGTTCAACTTCAGCAAAATGATCCTCATAAACTACCCAGGATACCCACCCTACCATCTGCCCTGCCCTCAG AGTGCAGCTCTGCAGCTGCCTCTCATCTCCTCTGAGGGCCGGGGGTCTCTGTGCGGGGCGGGGAGGGAGGCGGCTCTGGAAAGAG CTGCACACTCCATTCCACACCCTCTCCTGCTGCCATACTCTCTCCctaagcccctcccctccccacccaccttCGCGCTACAGGGGCAGCTTCCTTACCTCTCTGTCCCGCCTCCTGTGAGGACCAGCCAATCATGGCTCACAGACCTGCCGTCTGtcagcccctctctgcactTCACCCCAGCTCTGAATGGCTGGAGTCTGAGTAACTGCCCCACAGCTGGCGGGGGGCaggaaggagagcagaggaaaggagaggtgggggttggAGAAGGACAGCAGCTCTCTACCCGGGAGGTGCACTTTATCATCTGA